A part of Citrifermentans bremense genomic DNA contains:
- a CDS encoding DNA-3-methyladenine glycosylase I has translation MQTTSVNRCAWAGSDPLYCAYHDLEWGVPVHDDRLLFEFLTLEGAQAGLSWITILRKREGYRRAFAAFDPEAVARFTDADLVRLAGDEAIVRNRLKIASTRDNARAFLTLREEFGSFDAYLWRFVDGIPLQPARRTLAEVPASTAVSDQLSRDLKKRGFRFVGSTICYAFMQAVGMVNDHTVKCFRWAELCGNIGEKR, from the coding sequence ATGCAGACAACTTCCGTGAACCGCTGTGCCTGGGCCGGCAGCGACCCTCTCTACTGCGCCTATCACGATCTCGAATGGGGAGTGCCGGTGCACGACGACCGCCTCCTCTTCGAGTTCCTTACCTTGGAGGGTGCCCAGGCGGGGCTCTCCTGGATCACCATCCTGCGCAAACGCGAGGGATACCGCCGCGCCTTCGCGGCTTTCGACCCCGAGGCGGTGGCGCGCTTCACCGACGCCGACCTGGTGCGTCTTGCCGGCGACGAGGCGATCGTAAGAAACCGGCTGAAGATCGCCTCAACCCGCGACAACGCCCGGGCCTTTCTGACGCTGCGCGAGGAGTTCGGCTCCTTCGACGCCTACCTCTGGCGCTTCGTCGACGGAATCCCCCTGCAACCCGCACGGCGCACCCTGGCCGAGGTTCCCGCCTCGACCGCCGTTTCCGACCAGCTGAGCCGCGACCTCAAGAAGCGCGGCTTTCGCTTTGTGGGGAGCACCATCTGTTACGCCTTCATGCAGGCCGTGGGGATGGTGAACGACCATACGGTGAAGTGCTTCCGCTGGGCGGAGCTTTGCGGGAACATTGGAGAAAAGCGGTAA
- a CDS encoding helix-turn-helix domain-containing protein has protein sequence MRASNNNEFAGEHIQLLPEGISLEELEKLIIQLALKKSGGNQTKAAKYLKTSRDTLRYRMKKFGLGENGKEEGRFDGEELEGEQIAPCGA, from the coding sequence ATGCGGGCCAGCAACAACAACGAGTTCGCCGGAGAGCACATCCAGCTCCTCCCGGAGGGGATATCCCTGGAGGAGCTGGAAAAACTGATCATACAGCTGGCCCTGAAGAAATCGGGCGGCAACCAGACCAAGGCGGCCAAGTACCTGAAGACCAGCAGGGACACCTTGCGCTACCGGATGAAGAAGTTCGGCCTGGGGGAAAACGGCAAAGAGGAGGGGCGGTTTGATGGCGAGGAGTTGGAGGGGGAGCAGATTGCCCCATGCGGAGCATGA
- a CDS encoding ATP-binding protein, protein MVQPPTSSNLSKIFDPFFTTKPAGRGPGLGLTVRYGIVKRHGGDIDVRSTVGKGTEVTVTVPLRQPRAEASSDPYA, encoded by the coding sequence ATGGTGCAGCCTCCCACGAGCTCAAACCTCTCCAAGATCTTCGATCCTTTCTTCACGACCAAGCCCGCCGGGCGCGGGCCGGGGTTGGGTCTTACGGTGAGATACGGCATCGTCAAGCGCCACGGCGGCGACATCGACGTGCGCAGCACGGTGGGGAAGGGGACCGAGGTGACCGTGACCGTGCCGCTGCGCCAGCCGAGGGCGGAGGCTTCAAGCGATCCGTATGCTTAA
- a CDS encoding ATP-binding protein — MALPQRLSTFRSSFQFKLLLRFTLFAAVITAVCVTLFVIYQIKEDKRHVSEQLRLEARSLANSVRLPLYAENLELLDWYARETLRLPKIRCVEIVGGNGKVQVRVPPLPTAPRGELIVAAAQVRTLPPHFSQEPSLQGEGDLVGEVRLYRSTEDLWQAGRRLAWFSCVLAVACWLLVSFSCYLLLRRVTASFNSLMRGLQNVHGGDYVSRIAVTSDDEPGRASASVNELAESLRQREEENRRLHRELMASMDFEIASKRQLVSINTDLEKEISERTRAQQELKNLVEQLPLGIIWSDDEGVIEYLNAFIAERIGYSDTRRVDEWLCRVCPDAGYRERVLLQRRAAIEGWEREQLVTFYEVKALCSDGSQRHLSCSNQRSGSRTVDIIIDLTDRELLQQQIVRNQKLESIGVLAGGIAHNFNNALTGVLGYISFAKKYLDQSHRAHSLLLHAERATLRAAGFANQLLSFAKGGTPIRKAVPVARLVEDSVQLATSGSNVTAVIELPPDLPPVYVDDGQMRQAFNCICINAVQAMPEGGVLTVSGKSVGSAQEGLPAPLCGSYVELSFRDQGCGIREEDKSNIFTPYFTTKAELGTGLGLATVHSIITRHDGAITFDTTLGDGTTFTLYLPVFRSKGQSAPSGATPLPAATVAGREILVMDDEEMIRNLAVQVLSSQGYRVTVCGSGEEAALLYGEAYRLGTPYLAAILDLTVANGSGGKEAARRILALDPEARLIVSSGYSDDEVMQRYRDYGFCAASPKPYDADKLLRLLQELEQRREGEGDLTLGDLTQ, encoded by the coding sequence ATGGCACTCCCTCAAAGACTCTCGACCTTCCGCTCCAGCTTCCAGTTCAAGCTCCTGCTCCGCTTCACGCTCTTCGCCGCGGTCATCACCGCCGTCTGCGTCACCCTCTTCGTCATCTACCAGATCAAGGAAGACAAGCGGCACGTGTCCGAACAGCTCCGGCTCGAGGCCCGCAGCCTGGCAAACTCCGTCCGCCTTCCCCTCTACGCGGAGAACCTGGAGCTCCTCGACTGGTACGCGCGGGAAACCCTGCGTCTTCCGAAAATCCGCTGCGTCGAGATAGTTGGGGGCAACGGCAAGGTGCAGGTGAGGGTCCCACCGCTTCCCACCGCCCCGCGCGGAGAGCTGATCGTGGCAGCGGCGCAGGTGCGGACCCTGCCGCCCCACTTCTCGCAGGAGCCGTCGCTTCAGGGGGAGGGGGACCTGGTCGGGGAGGTGCGGCTTTACCGCAGCACCGAGGACCTCTGGCAGGCCGGGCGCAGGCTCGCCTGGTTCTCCTGCGTCCTGGCCGTTGCCTGCTGGCTCCTGGTCTCCTTTTCCTGTTACCTGCTCCTTAGAAGGGTCACCGCCTCGTTCAACTCGCTGATGCGCGGGCTGCAGAACGTGCACGGCGGCGATTACGTCTCTCGCATCGCCGTAACCTCGGACGACGAGCCGGGGAGGGCGTCGGCCTCGGTGAACGAGCTGGCCGAGTCGCTCAGGCAGCGCGAAGAGGAGAACCGCCGCCTGCACAGGGAACTCATGGCCTCGATGGATTTCGAGATCGCCTCGAAGCGGCAGCTGGTATCCATCAACACCGACCTGGAGAAGGAGATATCGGAGAGGACCCGCGCACAGCAGGAGCTGAAGAACCTGGTGGAGCAGCTCCCTTTGGGGATCATCTGGTCCGACGACGAGGGGGTCATCGAGTACCTGAACGCCTTCATCGCGGAGAGGATCGGCTACAGCGACACCCGCCGCGTCGACGAGTGGCTCTGCCGGGTCTGCCCCGATGCGGGCTACCGCGAAAGGGTCCTCCTCCAGCGCCGCGCCGCCATCGAGGGGTGGGAGCGGGAGCAGCTGGTCACCTTCTACGAGGTGAAGGCCCTTTGCAGCGACGGCTCCCAGCGCCATCTCAGCTGCAGCAACCAGCGCTCCGGCTCTCGCACCGTCGACATCATCATCGACCTGACCGACCGGGAGCTCCTGCAGCAGCAGATCGTCCGGAACCAGAAGCTGGAATCGATCGGGGTTCTGGCCGGGGGAATCGCACACAACTTCAACAACGCCCTGACCGGGGTCCTTGGCTACATCTCCTTCGCCAAAAAGTACCTGGACCAGTCCCACCGCGCGCACTCGCTCCTTTTGCACGCCGAGAGGGCGACCCTGCGTGCCGCGGGCTTCGCCAACCAGCTTCTGAGCTTCGCCAAGGGGGGGACGCCGATCAGGAAGGCGGTGCCGGTGGCAAGGCTCGTGGAGGATTCGGTGCAGCTCGCCACAAGCGGCTCCAACGTGACCGCGGTGATCGAGCTTCCACCCGACCTCCCGCCGGTGTACGTGGACGACGGGCAGATGCGCCAGGCCTTCAACTGCATCTGCATCAACGCGGTACAGGCGATGCCCGAAGGAGGGGTGCTCACCGTGAGCGGTAAAAGCGTCGGCTCTGCGCAGGAGGGGCTCCCGGCGCCTCTTTGCGGCAGCTACGTCGAGCTCAGCTTCCGGGACCAGGGGTGCGGCATCCGCGAGGAGGACAAGTCCAACATCTTCACCCCCTACTTCACCACCAAGGCGGAGCTGGGGACGGGGCTCGGGCTCGCCACGGTGCACTCCATCATCACCAGGCACGACGGCGCGATCACCTTCGACACCACCCTGGGGGATGGAACCACCTTCACCCTCTACCTCCCGGTCTTCAGGAGCAAGGGGCAATCCGCCCCTTCAGGAGCAACCCCGCTCCCCGCGGCAACCGTCGCGGGAAGGGAGATCCTGGTCATGGACGACGAGGAAATGATCCGCAACCTAGCCGTCCAGGTGCTCTCCTCGCAGGGGTACCGGGTCACCGTCTGCGGCAGCGGAGAAGAGGCGGCCCTCCTCTACGGCGAGGCCTACCGCCTGGGCACCCCGTACCTCGCCGCGATCCTGGACCTCACGGTCGCCAACGGCAGCGGCGGCAAGGAAGCGGCCCGCCGGATCCTTGCCCTCGACCCCGAGGCCCGGCTCATCGTCTCCAGCGGCTACAGCGACGACGAGGTGATGCAGCGCTACCGGGATTATGGCTTCTGCGCCGCCTCGCCCAAGCCCTACGACGCCGACAAGCTCCTGCGCCTTTTGCAGGAGCTGGAGCAGCGGCGTGAAGGGGAGGGTGATTTGACGCTGGGTGATTTGACCCAGTAA